In the genome of Impatiens glandulifera chromosome 6, dImpGla2.1, whole genome shotgun sequence, the window CTAACTCCATCTTCAATCCTCGCAATGACAACTATTCTGCAAATTCCCATTAtaacttcttcatcttcaaatgTTCTACTCTACAATAGAGGCAAGAAGCATGTATACAGCTCAAAGTTTCAACAATCTACAATTCGCTACTCTATAAGTAGCTTGGAAACGGGTTTCCATGGAAAGAGATGGTCTTTCTTAGGAGGAACGAACTTGTATAAAGATGGAGGGTTTCGTGTGAAGGTGATGAACATAAGAAAGAGAAGGAACAGAGTGATTCTGATGAGCTTGAATCGAGGGTTTGGGTTCAACGGcggcggaggaggaggaggaggacaaGATGACGGTTCCACTGGTAGAGTTTTGGGTAATCTTGCTATAGCTATTGGATTGACTTACCTTACCATGACTGGGCAGCTTGGTTGGATTCTTGACGCAATTGTTTCTTTATGGGTACAAATCCAACCCTAATTATCTAATCTCTGTTGGATTTGATGATGATTATGATGATATATCTGTCTGTACAGATCCTTGCTTTTCTCATACCTATTGTGGGTTTTGGAGTTTTTCTATGGTGGGCTGGAAGAGATATACTTCAAAGCAGTGTGAGATTCTTTTCTCTGTATTATGATGCTTTAAGGAGATCAATTTATGATGTTTCTGTAATAATATGATGCCCTTATCTTAATTACAGTGTCCGAATTGTGGAAATGAGTTTCAGATTTTGAGGTAATTTATGGTGTTTTTCTTGCAATTGATCTTGGTTAATTCCTGATAACAATACTACAGGTCTACTATCAATGATGAATCGCAGATGTGCCCATTTTGTAGTCAGCCATTCTCAGGTTTTGTAAATTCTTAGCTTAAGAATAAGAACTGCAGTGAATTCTCTTTTAATTCTAGACATGGGTTGTTTAGATTTTGGTGTTCTTTCTACTCCTGCAGTTGCAGATGACATGTTTGTAAGAGAACCTGAGCAGTTCTTCAACAAATTCTCTCAGTCTAAGAAGAAAGGtagtgtttttggtttttgtttaGTTGGTGTTTTTcatggtgatggtgatggtgatggtggtTTTATGCAGCAGAAGTGAACTATTCTAGTAATCCCACCATTGTTGATGTTGAAGCTGAAGTAAGAGATGTAGATTGAAGATACAATTCATATAATCTTGGAGTTTGGCTGGAGGTTAATAGTTCTGAGTATAGTAATAcaattttgttttctatattgttcttgagaaaaaaaaagacatcAGTACagtatatacatataaattacaGACAGCCTTGTTCAAATATAACTCTCTGAATTCTCTCTTCTGTCTTATCTCTGATTATGAATTTGTGATTATTTGGCGTTGCTTACTTTGATAGAAAATGTTGTCTAagtgattttcttttttattgcaATAAGAAGAAAACTCAACAACAATGGACAAGTCAGATGGCTGCCATTTAAGAATTGAATTATCTTCTTTTTGTCCCAACGTTTGACGCAGTAGAATACACAAATCAGAATTTTACctgtttagtttgatttttcttttaaaagaagccagttaaccaactaggctaccattcttactattttaaatacctttttttttttttatggaaacATACATCTATGATTCTGctgacttttaattttttaaagtatttttttatttttattttagtgtttgaggataattttttttttgttagaagaCTTAAATGGTGTTTTATggagtatatattatataattttatatttataatattctaatttaatttatgtgtTTTTAGTGATAAAGTCTAAATATTCAATCTTcatgtgaaaataaataagtataacaTGTTAATATAGAAATGAATTGGCAGGTCAAAGtttacttacaaaatatatatatatatatatatatatatatatatatatatatatataattttaaattaaatttaataattccaTGCTGAATTTCGTTGAAATTATGAGTGATTTACATGTGAATAGTTTTATTTCCATCTTTTTTCAATACGATTTTGACACCatattagataaataattttgttgtagAGTATTCATGaagcatatttttttatatataatcaaaatcaaaatcttgatatttcatttataaataagttttgtaggtttaaattaaataatcaaaataaatatattaattaatagagacATTTAAATAGTATACTATTGTAATTGTAATCCCTAGAAAAACCCTGAGTTAggtttttgtgaaaatttgaaattcaaGATATTCAAACTTTGTTTGCGTTCATGAATTCAAAGAGGAAATCAACTAGTTTGTTTGTTGGGGTTTTTATTAGTTGTTAAGATgataataatggggaaatctatacctgatatggtgagtctaaatggtacaaactataggcaatggaaactgatgattaatgatctgttagtttcagatgatttgaataaagcaattgaaaatgagggtgttagacctgagagTACAAAAAAGGATAATTGGAAAAAGAAAGATAGAAAGGCGTGTTGCTTTATTCATTCGTGGGTtagtgtaaatgttgtgcatcATGTTGAGAATAAAACTACGACGTATGGTGTTTGGAGCAAACTTGAAACTCTCTACGCCGGGAGGTTAGTAGGGAATAAACAACACTagtacgaaggctggtgaacttaaagtacattgataataaatcaattaatgaacactttaatgaatttcaaaatatttaaatcaactGAGTAGTaagaagataaactttgatgatgaggtgcaaacACTTTTAGTTCTTGGCTCTTTGCCTACAAGTTGAGAGACATTTATTATCACTCTCAACAACTCAGCactaaatggtaaagtcaacatgacaTTTGTCACAAGTTTCTTACTTGATGAGGAtaatcgaaagggggataaaccctctaagtctgatatgttggtgactgatagaggaagatcaaaggataacAGAATTGGTTCGAGTAGGGGAAAGTTTAAAAGAAAGTCTAGAGCTCCGAAGAAAGATGGTACTTGTCATTACTATGAAAAAATGGGTCATTGGAAAAACGAGTgctgtaaatttaaaaatgataaagcatAGGGTACGGTGTAgcccaaagaaaagaaagaacaaagtGTAGATATGTCTTCTTATACTTTAGATGGTGAATtgacatatgcttctaaatGTTAAGACTattgtcttagcacatcttcaaatgaaacatcATGGATTattgacacaggtgcctcattccatattactccaTACAAAGGTTACTTTTAGTCCTACAAAGTTGGTGATcatggtgaggttcgcatgaGTAATaatggtgtgtccaagatagttggtcttggtgatgttagaatcgagacaaacatgaGTTGTTTCTTGATATTGAGAGATGTTAGACATGTTCATGATTTGAGAAAGAATTTGATTTCcgcaggtaagctcgatgatggaggctaccataatgttttcaatagTGGAGCATGAAATCTAAGCAAGGGTTCCttggttgttgcacgaggtaagCAATGTTGTttcttatacaagacaaatttgaaaattgtctatgatgtaGCATATTCTGTCGTGATATAATCATCTtgtgagttgtggcacaagagactaggtTACATTAGTGAAAAGAGattgaatgttttgatcaagaggaatgagttgccAAATcccaaggatgctcatcttgaaagtTGTGAGaattgcttgaagggtaagtAGAAAAGAGTCTCCTTTAGTAAGTCTAAAGTGGAActgaaaaataatatcattgAGTTGGTCCATACAGATGTATGTGGTCCTATGAAGTTAAATTTATATGCGGTGTTTCTTATTTTGCAACCTTCATAGATGATGCATCTAGAATGGTTTGGGcatatgctataaagtccaaggatgatgTTAGAacaaggtttgaggtctttcacaagcttgTTGAAAGAGAGTCAGATAGAAAACTGATGAGAGTGTCATCAGATAATGGAGGAGAGTACATGGGCTCATTTGATACTTATTACAAAGAgtagggtattcgacatgaacagactgtgcccaagaTTCCCCAACAAAATAGAGTGGTAGAGAGGATGcacataataatattagtaaGAATGAgaagtatgctctcccatgccaggtTAGAAGCAATTATGGGCTCAAGCCATGAGCACTatagtgtatgtgatcaaccgttctccctccaagacaatgaataataagtgtgcagaaaacgtctggtcaggtaaagataTTAGTTAtcactatttacgtgtttttggtcGTAGAGCCTTTGTGCATGTTCAAAAGATGAGAGGTATAAGCTAGATACAAAAACCaggcaatgcatatttttgggttatagtgatgaaaagtggggatacaagtGTTATGACGCAATGaataagaaggttttgagaagtcgagatgtggtattccttgaagatcagactatttatatttttgaagatGCTAACAAGATTTATGCATATATACCTTCCTAGTATAGAGCTTTCTAATAATGTTGAGAAGAtaaggccacatgtagctttAGAAtcagataatgatgatgatgttccttaGGGTCATctgtaggccatggaaatgatatAGAAACTAATTTTAGTGATAGTATTGAggctgattttgaagttcaacaagatgATTGAAATCAATAGAATCAACAAACAAAGGTACTTAGAAGTTCTTCTAGGAAGAAAAGATCAAGTTATAAGTACTCGTCTATAGAGTATGTCCTTttaactgattgtggggagcctgTATGCTATAAGGAAGCTCATGAGGATGCCCAAAAGGAAGAATGTATAGCtaccatggatgaagagataaAGTTATTGCTGAAAAATGGTACATATGAACTAGTAGAATGACCAAAGAACATAAAAGTATTAGAACATAAATGGGTGTAAAAGATCAATCAAGAGGGTGATGGtagcaagacaagatacaaggctagatTGGAGGCCAAAGGTTTTGGTTATAGGCATGGAATcaattatgatgagattttttcaccgatagtgaagatgacttccatCTGGGTGGTCTTAGGTCTAGCTACTTGTATAGATtttgaggttgaacaacttgatgtcaagactgcaaTTCTCCacggtgatttggatgaagatgtttatatgaatcaccCTAAAGATTACAATAAGAAAGGCGAGGAAAGAAAGGTGTGCAAGCACCAAGGCCGTGGTATCTTAAGTTCGATTCGTTCATGACTATCTATGGGTACATGAAGATATCTAGAAATAAttgtgtctttgtgcaaaagtttgcttataatgattttattatacttctcttatatgttgatgacatgctgattgtagagggagacaagctcaagattgccaatttgaaaaagactttggctaagtcttttgagatgaaagacttgggttaagaaagaaaaattcttggaatgcaggtcattcgtgatcgggtgaagaaaaggctatggttgtctcaagagagatatattgagaagattctaaaaagaTTATGTATGGACAAAGCAATCCAAGCAATCCAATTgtttgtccattggctacacacttgaaaataaagaagacaatgtctcccaacgATGAAGAGGAAAAATAAGAAATGTGCAAGGTTCCACATGCTTCAGCAATAGGTAGTCtaatgtatgcaatggtctgcACAAGACCGAATATAGCTCATACGGTTGGAGTAGTTAGTCATTTCCTCTCAAATCCCGGTAAGATACACTaggaagcggttaagtggctagTGAGATATATTcaagggacctccaaatacgctttgtgttatggtactgaaAAActacatgttgaagggttttttaatttagatatgagtggtgatattgacacaatgagatcaactttaGGGTATCTGTTTACCTTTGGAGGAAGAGTTATATCATGGAAGTCTCATCTACAGAATTgggttgctttgtctactacaaaagatgaatatattgaaattattgaatattgtaaggaaatgagatggatgaatgAATTATTGAAGGAAACGGGTATAACACAAGACAattttgtggtgtttagtgactcacaaagtgctatacatgtgagcaagaatccaagtttccattcacgttcaaaacacataaAAAGAAGGTACCAATGGATCcctgaagtgctcgagaagaaggagttatgcTTGGAAAAAGTGCATATGGATGAGAACGGTttagatatgatgacaaagagTTTTCCAAGAGGCAAGTATGAGATATGTTGTGTCAAAGCCAATGGTTTTAGCAGGggcgtcacgatgatgaatgtttatagcaacattctcccatggctcggaagggggagaattgttgaaGTGCTCCTTGCCATTACGATCGGGTTTTATCTTTCAGGTAAGTAAACGGGTCAGGATTTTCATGAAAATGGGTCATGATTTTCTGTTATAAAAACGGGTTAGGGTATACATTTTTGGTATATTTTCTTAAGATAGTAAGTGTTAGGATCGATGACAACATTAGAAGGGGGTTGAATACTATTGTACTATTTTCACTTTCAATGCGATTTTAATTCTGTTAAGGActgaaaatatatttctattctttaacaaatcgtagcaaactcttgaacgatttcaAGTGCAGAAAATGCTTACGGGATTTGAAGAAGCAGATATAACGGTGAATGAAATAGTAAACaaataacacaagattttatggatgttcggagataaaactcctacttcacctcttcttcttttcccagaaggattccactaaaAGACTTTAATttgtatagcctctacacaaACCCACTCAGATCACGGGTCTTAAAAACTGTTTGTCTGAACTTCTAGCCATCACACTCTTTATTGAACAGACAAAtttctattcaacttacaacaatGAAATTACTATCGACTAATACAAAAAATTATCGCTCAACGCATATCTTCTACTGTATGATTGACGTAATAATTTTCTATAGCTTTTTCTAGGGAACCAGA includes:
- the LOC124941907 gene encoding uncharacterized protein LOC124941907; the protein is MTTILQIPIITSSSSNVLLYNRGKKHVYSSKFQQSTIRYSISSLETGFHGKRWSFLGGTNLYKDGGFRVKVMNIRKRRNRVILMSLNRGFGFNGGGGGGGGQDDGSTGRVLGNLAIAIGLTYLTMTGQLGWILDAIVSLWILAFLIPIVGFGVFLWWAGRDILQSSCPNCGNEFQILRSTINDESQMCPFCSQPFSGFVNS